ACCAGTCTCTAGATGAGGTTTCAACATTAAACTTAATGAAGTCACCGTATTATTTAAATCCGAGTCCATCTGATTGACCATAAATGCTTTGGTCTCAGTAAATTGAAAATAGACTAAGCTCGACATCACTAATAAAAACAGTGCAAATAACAGTGAATTTATCTGATTAAAAAGGGTCATTTTTTACTCCATTCTCAATTTAGGTTGTTTGAGGTTTGAGACCCCCATACGTTGATTTAGATCTGTCCACTGTTTTAGCCGATCTGATTTGCCAGCAAGTACGCCTTGTCCTTTACTCTTATTCAACCAAAGCTGTTTACCATTAAAACTATATACTGGTATCAGATCCTTACGCTTCGTTGCGAGTTTTATTCTGCCATCAATATTATCGAGGATAAGTGGAATTGAAGCGGGTGTCTCATAATAAGCAACGACCATATGGTACTGGTTTAAAGTGACCGCCTTGACCATGGTGATACGCATTTTTTCATCCGCTATCCCTAACTCAAGTAGAGTGAAGTATTTAGCAATAGCAAAATCTTCACAATCGCCACCATTCACTCCAATAAACTCGAGTGGGGTCGCCCAATAATTACTCACCCCCCATAACTTAATATCATCTACAAAGCGTAATAGATTAAAAAAGTGATTTACTTGTTTTAACTTCTCTTTCTCTTCTAGTTGATACGATTTATCCATTAAGCGGAACCAGGCAGTTCCTCGTTTACCTGCCCGATCACCATAATTTTTAGTAAGTGCATTAACAATTTTTGATTCGTTGAGCCTACCCAGCTTTTGCGCATGTAATACAGAGAATGAAACGAGTAATAAACTACTCAATATCACTACCTGCAACTTAGGCAAAATCGATGAGTTTCTCAAAATATTAACTACTCCACTTCGTTATCAACACTATAAATAGTCCATTTCATATCGATCAGGTTTTTATCGCTACTAATTTCAGCTACGATACGACGATTTCGCGCATGGATGTATTCATCATCACCCTCTAACAATAGTTTATCAAATCCATAACCTACAGCAGTGATTCGAGCGCTATCTATCCCGTACTTCTGCGTTAGTATTTCCTTAATCGCATTAGCTCTATTTTGTGATAAACGTTTATTCAGTGATGCCTTACCACGTATACTAGTATGCCCCTCAATAGTGACAATCGCTTGTGGAAACTCCTGCATAAATTGAGCAAGTTGCTCAATCTCGGGGAAGTATTGTGCTTTTACTTCATAGGAATTAGTATCAAAGTTGACTTCCAATTTGCGACGAACTGTTTCTACGGTTTGCGTGCCACAACCTTGGTTATTAACCAGCGCACCTGAATAAGTATCAGGACACTCATCTCGTGCTAAAATGATCCCGTCACCTTCCGTGTCGGTTAAATCATATTTTTGAACGGTAGGTTGTTCTGTCATATCAACGATATGCGTTGAACAAGCCGTTAATAACAGTACAGATAATAAAGTTAAAAATTTCACTGCGTAACGCCTCCATCAAACTGCTGTTCGCCTAACCAGCTGCTAGGGCGTGTCACACGAAGGGCTTGTACAAGTAACCCCATTGCATGCAAAATTCGGTATTGTGCAGATATTTCAGTAAACTCTGCATCTAAAAAGTCTCGACGTGCTTGATAAAGTTCATTTTCAGTATCCAGCAAATCTAATAAACTGCGTTGACCAATTTTGAACTGCTCTTTGTAATCAGACTGGGTATCTTTAGAAGCGATTACATGCATTTTAATGTATTTCTTTTGTAAATTGAGTTGCTCAAACGCATTCCATGAAAGAATAAAACCTTCACTTACTTGACGATGCACATTTCGATTAAGCTCAGTTGCTTCACTCATTTTATAGGCAGTTTCCTTCGCGTAAGCGTTATCTTTACCACCTGAAAATAGATTGTACGAGACTCGTAACATCGCAATCACTTCATTATTATCACCACCAACATCAACATTGCCATTGATACCATTTTCACCATCAATGTTGTCGTTCATATTGGCATTTACATCAATCCAAACTTTAGGGTAATAGTTTGAATTAGCAGTGCTATGTTGCGCTTTAGCTGCTTGAATATCATTAGCTGCGGCTTTAATAATCGGATGATTTTCAAGTGCCATTTCGATACCTTGCTGCTCGGTTTCTGGCAATAATGAAGCATCAGGATAGGGGATCACTAAGTTTTCTGGTTTTTGCTCAATAACACGATAAAAAGTAACTTTGCTATCTAAAAAATTATTTTTCGCTGCAATCAAATTAGAATGTGCTTTAGCAAGACGGCCATTAATTTGCGATAGATCCGCTGAACTACCAAAACCTGAGTCTGTACGTTGCTTTATCTGCTCATAAATTTCTTCATGGGCTGCTAAGTTTTTTTCTGACAGTGCGACCAGTTTTTCAGCTTTAATCAAGTTAAGATAAACTTTACTCACCTCTAACGCTAAATCTTCTGCCATACCATATAAACGCCATTGCTCAGCACTGGTCGCATAGCTTGTTCTATCTACTTCGCTGCTCGTGTGAAAACCACTGAATAGTTCTTGTTTTAAATTAAGCCCAATCTCTCGGCGTGTTAACTCCTCAGTATCATCATCACCGTTTAGTCCAGAACGACGCGTACCGGGACTGTCTGTATATTCATAACCGATACCAGCAGTAGCATCAAGTGTTGGCCAATATCCAGCTTCAGCCTGCTCAACTTGTTTTTCACTGACTTTGAAACGGGTATACGCCGCACGTAATTCAGGATGAGTGTCAAAAGTAAAGGCGACTGCTTGTTCAAGCGATTGACTATTTGCCAGCGAAGGTAACAACATTACGCTACACAGTAACCCGATTGTCCCTTTTTTTACTAAACTGAAACGTTGCTGTTTCATACTAACTCCATGTTTATAGTCCATTGTTAATATTCCCTGAGCGCCATCTCTTTTGCCCTGAGTATTGGATTCAAAATATATTCAAGCACAGTCCGCTTACTGATCATGACATCAACAGTGGTCATCATCCCTGGAATAATAGGCATATCTTCCTTCCCAAGGTTATGCATGCTTGATTCGGTGGTTCTCACTCTTATTATATAAAAACTATTACCCTCTTCATCTTGGGTTGTATCTGCACTAATGTGTTCTACGACACCTTCTAGACCGCCATAACGTGTAAAGTCATAGGCAGTAATTTTTACCATGGCAGGTAAACCGACATGTATAAAAGCAATATCTTTAGGAATAATTTTCGCTTCAACTAATAATTTATCTTCTGATGGCACTATTTCAATCAGTACTTCGCCCGGTTTAACAACACCACCCAGCGTGGTTATATGCAAAGTTTTTACGGTCCCTACGACAGGTGAAGTGATTAGAGCCTTACTTACTTTATCTTTTACGCCAACTTGCGCTTCACTTAATCGAGAAAACTTTGATTGTAATTCATTAAGTTGTGCTCGTGCTTCAGTACGATACTTAAGCACCGCTTCACGCCTTTTGAGAATTGCTTCATCATAGGATGACTGCACTTTCGGTTTTAAAAGTCTCAGAGCATTGAGCTCTCCTTTAATATCATTCACAGTACGTTGCAGTTTTAATAGCTCAATTTCAGGTACTATTTTTTTCTTAGCAAGCGGAACTGTTAATTTGAGCTCTCTATTAGCAAGATTTAAACTGCTTTTTAACGTATTAATTTTAGAAGTGATCTCTTTGACTTCCTGTTCACGCTGCTTTATTTGTTGCCCTTGAATAGCAACTTGGTTCTCTAAATTATTAATTCGCGTATTATATTCATCTTGATTACGTGCAACCAGCTCTGCGGAACTTTGATTGAGGTCATCAGGGAAGTTTAGTTTAGCTTTATTGATTTTGACTTGTAATTGCCAAGCCTTAACATCTGCAACTAATACATCTCTTAATTCAGCACGCAAACGAATTATGTTAGCACGTAACGCATCGACCTCTTGTGTTTGCTGTGCCATATCAGAACGGAAACGAGTATCATCGATTCGAGCAATCAATTGTCCTTTAGTTACCTGCATACCCTCCGTAACATACAACTCTTGCAAGATGCCCCCATCAAGGCTTTGAATCACTTGTACCTGCGAGGAAGGAATAATCTTTCCTTCACCGCGTGTTACGCGATCTAACTCTGCAAAATACGCCCAGACAAGAAAACAACTAAATAGCGCAAACAGAGCCCAAATAGTTAAGCGATGCACGGTAGGCGTTTGCGTTAAAATTGCACCGTAAACATCATCTGCCATTTCTAAATCTTCTTTACTTATTTTCATTGCTTCGCTCCCTTCTTGGGTGCGCCATTTAGCAAGCCATTTTTTAACTGTTCTAATATTTTCTGTTTACTGCCATCCGCAACAAGATAACCTTTATCCAATACAATAATTCGATCAACTAATTGTAATAGATGCATTTTATGGGTGATTAAAAACAGTGTACGATTCTGTGCAGTAACTTTCATAGACTCAATGAACAATCGCTCAGCACGAGCATCCAAACTAGCGGTCGGCTCATCCAGTAATAACATTTGTGGGTCGTTCAGAATAGCACGCGCGAGCGCAACGGCTTGACGTTGGCCACGAGATAATGACTTGCCACCTTCCCCAACTTGCAGTTCTAACCCTTGTGACTCCATATCGGTAAATAAACTAACACCCGACATTTGTACTGCGCGTAATAATTGATACTCGGTTACTTGCTTTGTACCAAATAAGATATTGTCTTTGATTGAACCATGGAATAAAACAATATCCTGCGGTAGGTAACCTATATTACGTCTTAAATCGCTCGGGTGTATCTGCCCTTGATGTAAACCATCGTAACGAATGCTCCCCTGTTGGGGCTTAAATAGGCCTAGTAATAATTTGGCGAGCGTTGTTTTACCTGAACCATTTCGTCCAATAATTGCAATTTTCTCACCCGGCTTAACTTTCAATGAAAGAGGGTTGAGTGCAGCTTTTTCGATATTAGGGTAATTAAAGCTTACATGTTCAAAAACTATATTTCCTTCAAGTTTAGTATGACTAGCAAGGTGACCTTTATCTTCAAATTCAGCCTCTTGTTCCATAATTCCATCGAGCTGCCTTAAGGAGCTGACCGTCTGGTTATAACGTGTCATTAATGCAGCTATTTTAGCCATCGGACCTACAGCACGGCTCGATAACATAACGGCAGCAATAATACCCCCCATAGAAATTAAGCCTTCAGAAACACGGTACACCCCCAACACAATGACTGCCACTACAACCATTTGCACAATAAAACTTGAAACATTCGCCACAGAGTTAGTAATAACTTTAGTTTTTAATTGCCATGTTGAAGTATGCCCTAACATCTGTTGCCATGCATTTTGTACAACCCCCTCAGCGCCATTCGCCTTTATCGATTCTAAAGAAGAAAGGCTTTCAATAAGGTGACCATGCCGTAAACCAGAAAATTTATTACTCTCTTCAATAGCATGACGCAATCGTGCTTGTACTAATAAGGCATAACCAAGAATGAGAACCGCTGCAATAACAGAGAAAACGGCAAGATCTCCAGCAACTAGGTAAATAATAAAGACAAAAAGAAAAGCAAAAGGAAGATCAACTAATGCAGTCACCGTTGCTGACGATAAAAACTCACGAACACTATCAAATTCGCCGAGCTGTCTGGCCATACCGCCAACACTTGGTGCTTGTTTTTCAAGAGAGATACCAATAACTTTTGCGAACAATTTTGAAGATGTTTGAATATCTACTTTTTTCCCGGCAACATCAATAAGGTAACCACGAAGCTGTTTAAGGATGAAATCAAAGGTATAAGCAACACTTGCACCTACAGCCAGAACCCATAAACTTTCAAAAGCTAAATTAGGTACAATTTTATCGTAAATATTCATTACCAATAATGGAGACACCAATGCAAAAATGTTTACTAAAATAGAAGCAATGATTACATCACGATAGATAGGTGCCGACTCTCGAATCGTGCCCCATAACCAATGTTTATTGTTATCGCCAATATGTACATCAAAATCGCGATCTCCATGATATTTTTGTTTTATAAGAAAAAGGTAACCCACATAAACAGACTCTAATTCCTCTATGGTTAGTTTTTCTTCACCACCAGTTTCTGGTAATAAAATAAGAGCCACATTGGCTTTAAAGTCAATAGATTGAAGCACGCAAGCTTTTTGATCTTTAAGCATTAATATGCAAGGTAATAGCATTTTCGGAATATTATCGAGGCTTTTTCGACTTAATTTAGCACTAAGACCAGCGCGCATCGCGGCTTGTGGTAATAACTCAGGAGAAAGGACACTCTGATCCAGTGGTAAACCAGCAGCTAACGCTTCAGCTGAGCAAGGATTACCAAAGTGCTCGCTGAGTAATACTAAGCAATCAAGTAGTGGATCTTCACTTATACTTTGAGAGGCGTTAATTGTCCATTGTGACTGGGCAGCTGGCATTTAAATACTCGAGTCCGTTTGATATTTAATTAAGTATATAACTTATAAAGGATTATAGGAAAGATAGGCGTAAAAAATAAAGTAAAATATAAGCTAAGTTATGTATTTACAGGATCTATCTAACAGATAACAAAGAATGATACGAGCAAATGCTCGCATCATTCTTTGCATAAGGTTAAAAGAGCCTGAATCGACTCATTTTAATTTAGATATTTTCGTCAATACTGATCTCCATCGTTGTACTGTCAACACTGACATTATCACCAATAAACAGGGCACTATCACCATTATCTTTACTTAGTAGGTCATTAATGATTGTGACATCATCACTACCAAGGTCAACTCCATCTAAAATGATAGTTTGCGTTACAACCCCGTCTCCTTCAGCCATAACATCGATAGTCGTATCGCCATTATTACTTTCGAAATCTAAGAAGTTATCTAAATTATCACCATCAGTTAGATGCAACAAATCACTTAAATCTAACTTATCACCTACAAGCTGATTAAAGTCTTGAATATGATCAGTGCCTACTTCACCATCCAACCAAACAAAGGTATCTGCACCACCATCACCAATAAGAAGGTCGTTGCCACTTCCACCTATGATAGTGTCATCACCAGCATCCCCACGAACAACATCATCACCAGAGCCACCATCAAGTAAATCACTCCCTTTACCACCACGAAGTCCATCATTGTGAGAACCACCAAATATTTTATCTTCTCCATCATGCCCGTAAAGCAAATCG
This sequence is a window from Psychromonas sp. psych-6C06. Protein-coding genes within it:
- a CDS encoding TolC family outer membrane protein, with protein sequence MKQQRFSLVKKGTIGLLCSVMLLPSLANSQSLEQAVAFTFDTHPELRAAYTRFKVSEKQVEQAEAGYWPTLDATAGIGYEYTDSPGTRRSGLNGDDDTEELTRREIGLNLKQELFSGFHTSSEVDRTSYATSAEQWRLYGMAEDLALEVSKVYLNLIKAEKLVALSEKNLAAHEEIYEQIKQRTDSGFGSSADLSQINGRLAKAHSNLIAAKNNFLDSKVTFYRVIEQKPENLVIPYPDASLLPETEQQGIEMALENHPIIKAAANDIQAAKAQHSTANSNYYPKVWIDVNANMNDNIDGENGINGNVDVGGDNNEVIAMLRVSYNLFSGGKDNAYAKETAYKMSEATELNRNVHRQVSEGFILSWNAFEQLNLQKKYIKMHVIASKDTQSDYKEQFKIGQRSLLDLLDTENELYQARRDFLDAEFTEISAQYRILHAMGLLVQALRVTRPSSWLGEQQFDGGVTQ
- a CDS encoding HlyD family type I secretion periplasmic adaptor subunit produces the protein MKISKEDLEMADDVYGAILTQTPTVHRLTIWALFALFSCFLVWAYFAELDRVTRGEGKIIPSSQVQVIQSLDGGILQELYVTEGMQVTKGQLIARIDDTRFRSDMAQQTQEVDALRANIIRLRAELRDVLVADVKAWQLQVKINKAKLNFPDDLNQSSAELVARNQDEYNTRINNLENQVAIQGQQIKQREQEVKEITSKINTLKSSLNLANRELKLTVPLAKKKIVPEIELLKLQRTVNDIKGELNALRLLKPKVQSSYDEAILKRREAVLKYRTEARAQLNELQSKFSRLSEAQVGVKDKVSKALITSPVVGTVKTLHITTLGGVVKPGEVLIEIVPSEDKLLVEAKIIPKDIAFIHVGLPAMVKITAYDFTRYGGLEGVVEHISADTTQDEEGNSFYIIRVRTTESSMHNLGKEDMPIIPGMMTTVDVMISKRTVLEYILNPILRAKEMALREY
- a CDS encoding OmpA family protein yields the protein MKFLTLLSVLLLTACSTHIVDMTEQPTVQKYDLTDTEGDGIILARDECPDTYSGALVNNQGCGTQTVETVRRKLEVNFDTNSYEVKAQYFPEIEQLAQFMQEFPQAIVTIEGHTSIRGKASLNKRLSQNRANAIKEILTQKYGIDSARITAVGYGFDKLLLEGDDEYIHARNRRIVAEISSDKNLIDMKWTIYSVDNEVE
- a CDS encoding transglutaminase-like cysteine peptidase gives rise to the protein MSSLLLVSFSVLHAQKLGRLNESKIVNALTKNYGDRAGKRGTAWFRLMDKSYQLEEKEKLKQVNHFFNLLRFVDDIKLWGVSNYWATPLEFIGVNGGDCEDFAIAKYFTLLELGIADEKMRITMVKAVTLNQYHMVVAYYETPASIPLILDNIDGRIKLATKRKDLIPVYSFNGKQLWLNKSKGQGVLAGKSDRLKQWTDLNQRMGVSNLKQPKLRME
- a CDS encoding type I secretion system permease/ATPase, with amino-acid sequence MPAAQSQWTINASQSISEDPLLDCLVLLSEHFGNPCSAEALAAGLPLDQSVLSPELLPQAAMRAGLSAKLSRKSLDNIPKMLLPCILMLKDQKACVLQSIDFKANVALILLPETGGEEKLTIEELESVYVGYLFLIKQKYHGDRDFDVHIGDNNKHWLWGTIRESAPIYRDVIIASILVNIFALVSPLLVMNIYDKIVPNLAFESLWVLAVGASVAYTFDFILKQLRGYLIDVAGKKVDIQTSSKLFAKVIGISLEKQAPSVGGMARQLGEFDSVREFLSSATVTALVDLPFAFLFVFIIYLVAGDLAVFSVIAAVLILGYALLVQARLRHAIEESNKFSGLRHGHLIESLSSLESIKANGAEGVVQNAWQQMLGHTSTWQLKTKVITNSVANVSSFIVQMVVVAVIVLGVYRVSEGLISMGGIIAAVMLSSRAVGPMAKIAALMTRYNQTVSSLRQLDGIMEQEAEFEDKGHLASHTKLEGNIVFEHVSFNYPNIEKAALNPLSLKVKPGEKIAIIGRNGSGKTTLAKLLLGLFKPQQGSIRYDGLHQGQIHPSDLRRNIGYLPQDIVLFHGSIKDNILFGTKQVTEYQLLRAVQMSGVSLFTDMESQGLELQVGEGGKSLSRGQRQAVALARAILNDPQMLLLDEPTASLDARAERLFIESMKVTAQNRTLFLITHKMHLLQLVDRIIVLDKGYLVADGSKQKILEQLKNGLLNGAPKKGAKQ